The Sporosarcina ureae genome includes a region encoding these proteins:
- a CDS encoding Yip1 family protein, translating into MKPLISVWTQPKQTIRYVLEYKTWNYSFFILFLTSVSVGLTSFAETDILPDLSLPLIILLSILSSFIGTIISLFISSALYTWVGKWLGGTGNFKDMVQMSPIASIPMIWMMPINLLLVIIFGKNLFVDMMNNADAAVFGTLSIVLLLTNLLTLALGIFSTVILSKGIGIVHHLSSWRGLGTILIVTGLFLALMIPFLLFLIFVLLAY; encoded by the coding sequence ATGAAGCCACTCATTTCGGTATGGACACAACCTAAGCAAACGATTCGGTATGTTCTCGAATATAAAACATGGAATTATAGTTTTTTCATCTTATTCCTTACTTCTGTTAGCGTCGGTTTGACATCATTTGCTGAAACGGACATATTACCTGATCTATCATTGCCTCTAATTATCCTGCTTAGTATACTATCGTCATTCATCGGGACTATTATCAGCCTGTTCATTAGTTCTGCTCTCTACACATGGGTAGGTAAATGGCTTGGAGGCACAGGGAATTTCAAGGATATGGTGCAAATGTCGCCGATCGCTTCCATTCCGATGATCTGGATGATGCCGATTAACTTGCTACTAGTCATTATTTTCGGTAAGAACTTATTTGTTGATATGATGAACAACGCAGATGCTGCTGTATTTGGAACTTTATCTATTGTATTATTATTGACAAACTTACTCACACTAGCGTTAGGCATTTTCAGTACTGTGATTTTGTCTAAAGGTATCGGGATTGTCCATCACTTATCTTCTTGGCGCGGATTGGGTACGATTCTAATTGTGACTGGCTTATTTTTAGCATTAATGATTCCCTTTCTACTCTTCTTGATATTTGTTCTACTTGCTTACTAA
- a CDS encoding DJ-1/PfpI family protein, whose translation MSKKVLILGGDAVEALEIFYPYYRCLEEGFDTTIASPAVKKLYTVTHDFIDGMETYVEKPAYGLDSHIAFKNVNPADYDALIIPGGRAPEYIRLDESLPAIVRHFFEENKPVAAVCHAAQVLSVIPDLMKGREYTAYIACKPDVTAAGATYIEKDLHTEGNLVSGHAWPDLPGLMREFMKMVNK comes from the coding sequence ATGAGTAAAAAAGTATTGATTCTTGGCGGAGATGCCGTGGAAGCATTGGAAATTTTCTACCCGTATTATCGTTGTTTGGAAGAAGGATTTGACACGACTATTGCTTCACCAGCAGTAAAGAAATTATATACCGTTACCCATGACTTCATTGATGGAATGGAAACATATGTGGAAAAACCAGCGTATGGACTGGATTCGCATATTGCCTTTAAAAATGTTAATCCTGCAGACTACGATGCGCTCATTATTCCAGGTGGACGCGCACCAGAGTATATTCGTCTAGACGAATCCTTACCGGCTATTGTCCGTCATTTCTTTGAAGAAAATAAACCAGTGGCAGCAGTTTGCCATGCTGCACAGGTGTTATCTGTTATTCCAGATCTAATGAAGGGCAGAGAATATACGGCATATATCGCATGTAAGCCAGACGTTACAGCAGCGGGTGCCACATATATTGAAAAAGATCTTCATACAGAAGGAAATCTAGTGTCAGGACATGCTTGGCCTGATCTTCCAGGTTTAATGAGGGAATTCATGAAAATGGTCAATAAATAA